The following coding sequences are from one Burkholderia stabilis window:
- a CDS encoding YihY/virulence factor BrkB family protein: MKRPITSEATRLAQQQANWALTAFKRFSSDRCSAMAAGIAFFSAFSLAPMLVMVIAVAGWFYGDDAARGQVFEQAHQLIGNDAAASIQTIVQNAHRAGERGGLATLISFAALAIGASATFASLSAALSVIWPATENRWSSMLGLVRVRLISFGLVLGVAFLLIVSLVLDTAITFVGTWLLGNSPYVVVTNLVQFFVGIAVLAAAFASLMKFLPDARVAWRDAAIGGVVSAILFSGGKKLFALYLAHAGTASAFGAAGSFAVLLMWLYFSAIVLLLGAEFAAARGNAHQAAGTAPTASAQANRGD, translated from the coding sequence ATGAAACGACCGATCACCTCCGAGGCGACCCGCCTCGCCCAACAGCAGGCCAACTGGGCCCTTACCGCATTCAAGCGCTTCTCGTCCGACCGCTGCTCCGCGATGGCCGCGGGCATCGCGTTCTTCTCCGCGTTCTCGCTCGCGCCGATGCTGGTGATGGTGATCGCGGTGGCCGGCTGGTTCTACGGCGACGACGCCGCGCGCGGCCAGGTGTTCGAACAGGCGCACCAGCTGATCGGCAACGACGCCGCCGCCAGCATCCAGACGATCGTGCAGAACGCGCACCGCGCGGGCGAACGCGGCGGCCTCGCGACGCTGATCTCGTTCGCCGCGCTCGCGATCGGCGCGTCGGCCACCTTCGCGTCGCTCAGCGCCGCGCTGAGCGTGATCTGGCCGGCCACCGAAAACCGCTGGTCGAGCATGCTCGGGCTCGTGCGCGTGCGGCTGATCTCGTTCGGGCTCGTGCTCGGCGTCGCGTTCCTGCTGATCGTGTCGCTCGTGCTCGATACCGCGATCACGTTCGTCGGCACCTGGCTGCTCGGCAATTCGCCGTATGTCGTCGTCACGAACCTCGTGCAGTTTTTCGTCGGCATCGCGGTGCTGGCGGCCGCGTTCGCGTCATTGATGAAGTTCCTGCCCGATGCGCGCGTCGCGTGGCGCGACGCCGCGATCGGCGGCGTCGTGTCCGCGATCCTGTTCTCCGGCGGCAAGAAGCTGTTCGCGCTGTACCTCGCGCATGCGGGCACGGCCAGTGCGTTCGGCGCGGCCGGATCGTTCGCGGTCCTGCTGATGTGGCTGTACTTCTCCGCGATCGTGCTGCTGCTCGGCGCGGAATTCGCGGCGGCCCGCGGCAACGCGCATCAGGCCGCCGGCACCGCACCGACCGCATCGGCCCAGGCCAATCGCGGCGACTGA
- a CDS encoding AadA family aminoglycoside 3''-O-nucleotidyltransferase gives MTECIPAEIAGQVDAARATIERHFGATLEAIHLFGSVLDGGLKPRSDIDLLVTVTLRPDESARRALMFDLLAASAPPGCAGGMRALEVTVVVLGDVVPWRHPARRELQFGEWLRRDLEAGIVEPALADHDLAILLTKARLHSVALVGPAAATRFEPVPARDFAAALLATVAQWDAEPDWRGDECNVVLALARIWYSAVTGGIAPKDVAAAWVLERLPDAHRSVLAAARAAYLGGEAGAAILSGEPLDAFIGYARRTVESLLSV, from the coding sequence GTGACGGAATGCATCCCGGCCGAAATCGCCGGACAGGTGGACGCCGCGCGCGCCACGATCGAGCGGCATTTCGGTGCGACGCTGGAGGCGATTCACCTGTTCGGATCGGTGCTCGACGGCGGCCTGAAACCGCGCAGCGACATCGACCTGCTGGTGACCGTGACTTTGCGGCCCGACGAATCGGCGCGGCGCGCGCTGATGTTCGACCTGCTCGCCGCATCGGCGCCGCCCGGTTGTGCAGGCGGCATGCGCGCGCTCGAGGTCACCGTCGTCGTGCTCGGCGACGTGGTGCCGTGGCGCCATCCGGCGCGACGCGAGCTGCAGTTCGGGGAGTGGCTGCGCCGCGATCTGGAAGCGGGCATCGTCGAGCCGGCGCTTGCCGATCACGATCTCGCGATCCTGCTGACGAAGGCGCGACTGCACAGTGTCGCGCTGGTCGGGCCGGCGGCGGCCACGCGATTCGAACCGGTGCCCGCGCGCGACTTTGCCGCCGCGCTGCTCGCGACCGTCGCGCAGTGGGATGCCGAACCGGACTGGCGCGGTGACGAGTGCAACGTGGTGCTCGCGCTCGCGCGCATCTGGTACAGCGCGGTGACCGGCGGAATCGCGCCCAAGGACGTCGCCGCGGCATGGGTGCTGGAGCGGCTGCCCGACGCGCACCGGTCGGTTTTGGCGGCCGCGCGCGCCGCCTATCTCGGTGGCGAAGCGGGGGCGGCGATCCTGTCGGGTGAGCCTCTCGATGCGTTCATCGGCTATGCGCGGCGGACCGTTGAATCGCTGCTGTCGGTGTAG
- the fdnG gene encoding formate dehydrogenase-N subunit alpha — MLQMSRRQFLKVTATSLAGSSLALMGFSPSEALAEVRQYKLARTVETRNTCPYCSVGCGILMYSLGDGAKNAQPSIIHIEGDPDHPVNRGTLCPKGASLIDFIHSPNRLTHPEYRAPGSDKWEPISWTDALDRIAKLMKADRDANFVETAEDGSKVNRWLTTGMLAASAGSNEVGYLTHKTVRSLGMLAFDNQARVUHGPTVAGLAPTFGRGAMTNHWVDIKNADVILVMGGNAAEAHPCGFKWVTEAKAHRKARLIVVDPRFTRTASVADYYAPIRTGSDIVFLGGVINYLLTNDKIQHEYVKNYTDFTFIVREDFAFNDGIYSGYDAEKHAYPDKSSWDYERGDDGFAKVDPTLQHPRCVYNLLKQHYARYTPDMVQQVCGTPKEKFLKVCEMLATTAVPGRAGTVLYALGWTHHSIGAQIIRTGAMVQLLLGNIGIAGGGMNALRGHSNIQGLTDLGLMSNLLPGYMTLPMQSEQDFDGYIKKRVQPPLRPNQLSYWKNYKAFHVSFMKSWWGDAATAENNWGYDYLPKLDKQYDLLQTIELMSAGKMNGYICQGFNPLAAAPSKVKTAAGLAKLKWLVIMDPLATETSEFWKHHGDYNDVDSSKIQTEVFRLPTTCFAEENGSLVSSSRVLQWHWKGAEPPGEAKSDLEIMSGLFLRMRKMYQTDGGKYPDPIVNLTWPYANPESPTPEELAMEFNGRALADLPDPKDPAKTLVKKGEQLAAFAQLKDDGTTSSGCWIFCGAWTQAGNQMGRRDNSDPTGIGQTLNWAWAWPANRRILYNRASCDVSGKPFDPTRKLIGWNGSAWKGADIPDFKADEPPENGMGPFIMNPEGVARFFARAGMNEGPFPEHYEPFETPIGTNPLHPNNPLALNNPAARVFPDDRASFGQAPEFPHAATTYRLTEHFHYWTKHARLNSIIQPEQFVEIGEDLAKEVGVAHGERVKVSSKRGYIIAVALVTKRIKPLTVDGKKVQTVGVPLHWGFKGLTKPGYLANTLTPSVGDGNSYTPEFKSFLVKVEKA; from the coding sequence ATGCTACAAATGTCCCGGCGCCAGTTCCTGAAGGTGACGGCCACGTCGCTTGCCGGATCGAGTCTTGCCCTGATGGGCTTTTCTCCGTCCGAAGCGCTTGCCGAAGTCCGACAGTACAAGCTGGCGCGCACAGTCGAAACGCGCAACACCTGTCCTTACTGTTCAGTGGGTTGCGGCATCCTGATGTACAGCCTCGGAGACGGCGCGAAGAACGCGCAGCCGAGCATCATCCACATCGAGGGCGATCCCGACCATCCCGTCAATCGCGGCACGCTGTGCCCGAAGGGCGCGAGCCTGATCGACTTCATCCACAGCCCGAACCGCCTGACGCATCCGGAATACCGCGCGCCCGGCTCGGACAAGTGGGAGCCCATCTCGTGGACCGACGCGCTCGACCGCATCGCCAAGCTGATGAAGGCCGACCGCGACGCGAACTTCGTCGAGACGGCGGAAGACGGCTCGAAGGTCAACCGCTGGCTCACGACCGGCATGCTGGCCGCGTCGGCGGGCAGCAACGAGGTCGGTTACCTGACGCACAAGACTGTCCGCAGTCTCGGGATGCTCGCATTCGACAATCAGGCGCGTGTCTGACATGGCCCGACGGTGGCAGGTCTTGCCCCGACGTTTGGCCGTGGAGCGATGACGAACCATTGGGTCGACATCAAGAACGCGGACGTGATTCTCGTGATGGGCGGCAATGCAGCCGAGGCCCATCCGTGCGGTTTCAAGTGGGTAACGGAGGCGAAGGCGCACCGCAAGGCGCGGCTGATCGTCGTCGACCCGCGCTTTACGCGTACGGCCTCGGTGGCCGATTACTACGCGCCGATTCGCACCGGCTCGGACATCGTCTTCCTGGGCGGCGTCATCAACTATCTGCTGACGAACGACAAGATCCAGCATGAGTATGTGAAGAACTACACGGACTTCACGTTCATCGTGCGCGAGGATTTCGCGTTCAACGACGGCATCTATTCCGGCTACGACGCGGAGAAGCACGCGTACCCGGACAAATCGAGCTGGGACTACGAGCGCGGCGACGACGGTTTCGCCAAGGTCGACCCGACGTTGCAGCATCCGCGCTGCGTGTACAACCTGCTGAAGCAGCACTACGCGCGCTATACGCCGGACATGGTCCAGCAGGTCTGCGGCACGCCGAAGGAGAAATTCCTGAAGGTCTGCGAGATGCTCGCGACGACCGCCGTTCCCGGCCGCGCCGGCACGGTGCTGTACGCGCTCGGCTGGACGCACCACTCGATCGGCGCGCAGATCATCCGCACCGGCGCGATGGTGCAGTTGCTGCTCGGCAACATCGGCATCGCCGGCGGCGGGATGAACGCGCTGCGCGGCCACTCGAACATCCAGGGGTTGACCGACCTCGGGCTGATGTCGAACCTGCTGCCGGGCTACATGACGCTGCCGATGCAGTCCGAGCAGGATTTCGACGGCTACATCAAGAAGCGCGTGCAGCCGCCGCTGCGGCCGAACCAGCTGAGCTACTGGAAGAACTACAAGGCCTTCCACGTCAGCTTCATGAAGTCGTGGTGGGGCGATGCGGCGACCGCCGAGAACAACTGGGGCTACGACTACCTGCCGAAGCTGGACAAGCAGTACGACCTGCTGCAGACGATCGAGCTGATGAGTGCCGGCAAGATGAACGGCTACATCTGCCAGGGCTTCAACCCGCTCGCGGCGGCGCCGTCGAAGGTGAAGACGGCCGCGGGGCTCGCGAAGCTGAAGTGGCTCGTGATCATGGATCCGCTCGCGACCGAGACGTCCGAGTTCTGGAAGCATCACGGCGACTACAACGACGTCGATTCGTCGAAGATCCAGACTGAGGTGTTCCGTCTGCCGACCACGTGCTTTGCGGAGGAAAACGGCTCGCTCGTGAGTTCGAGCCGCGTGCTGCAGTGGCACTGGAAGGGCGCGGAGCCGCCGGGCGAGGCGAAGAGCGATCTCGAGATCATGTCGGGGCTGTTCCTGCGCATGCGCAAGATGTACCAGACGGACGGCGGCAAGTATCCGGACCCGATCGTGAACCTGACGTGGCCGTACGCGAACCCGGAAAGCCCGACACCCGAAGAACTCGCGATGGAGTTCAACGGGCGCGCGCTCGCCGATCTGCCCGACCCGAAGGATCCGGCCAAGACGCTCGTGAAGAAGGGCGAGCAACTGGCCGCGTTCGCGCAACTGAAGGACGACGGCACGACGTCGAGCGGCTGCTGGATCTTCTGCGGTGCGTGGACACAGGCCGGCAACCAGATGGGGCGGCGCGACAACTCGGACCCGACCGGCATCGGCCAGACGCTGAACTGGGCGTGGGCGTGGCCGGCGAACCGGCGGATCCTGTACAACCGCGCGTCGTGCGACGTGAGCGGCAAGCCGTTCGACCCGACCCGCAAGCTGATCGGCTGGAACGGCAGCGCGTGGAAGGGCGCCGACATCCCCGACTTCAAGGCGGACGAACCGCCCGAGAACGGGATGGGGCCGTTCATCATGAATCCGGAGGGCGTCGCGCGTTTCTTCGCACGTGCAGGGATGAACGAAGGCCCGTTCCCCGAGCACTACGAGCCGTTCGAGACGCCGATCGGCACGAACCCGCTGCACCCGAACAACCCGCTGGCACTGAACAACCCGGCTGCCCGCGTGTTCCCGGACGACCGCGCGTCGTTCGGTCAGGCACCGGAGTTCCCGCACGCGGCGACCACGTACCGGCTGACCGAGCATTTCCACTACTGGACCAAGCATGCGCGGCTGAATTCGATCATCCAGCCCGAGCAATTCGTCGAGATTGGCGAAGACCTCGCGAAGGAAGTCGGCGTCGCGCATGGCGAACGCGTGAAGGTGTCGTCCAAGCGCGGCTACATCATCGCGGTCGCGCTGGTCACGAAGCGGATCAAGCCGCTGACGGTCGACGGCAAGAAGGTCCAGACGGTCGGCGTCCCGTTGCACTGGGGCTTCAAGGGTCTGACGAAGCCCGGCTATCTCGCCAATACCCTGACTCCGTCCGTGGGTGACGGCAACTCGTACACACCGGAATTCAAGTCGTTCCTGGTGAAGGTCGAAAAGGCGTAA
- a CDS encoding VOC family protein has protein sequence MTIQKITPFLWYSTEAEEAAAFYTGIFPDSRVVRVTAVPGTDGTRMVEFELFGQPFFAMSHPRTDSFNHSISLLVSCADQAELDRYWSALLDNGGTADACGWLRDHYGVSWQIVPEALIPMMVDRDTVKAARVAAAMMQMIKLDDAALKAAYAGTAG, from the coding sequence ATGACGATTCAGAAGATCACGCCTTTTCTCTGGTATTCGACGGAAGCCGAAGAAGCAGCGGCCTTCTATACAGGCATCTTTCCGGATTCGCGCGTCGTGCGCGTCACGGCGGTGCCCGGCACCGACGGCACCAGGATGGTCGAGTTCGAGCTGTTCGGGCAGCCGTTCTTCGCGATGAGCCACCCGCGCACCGACTCCTTCAACCATTCGATCTCGCTGCTGGTCAGTTGCGCCGACCAGGCGGAACTCGATCGCTACTGGAGCGCGCTGCTCGACAACGGCGGCACGGCCGACGCCTGCGGCTGGCTGAGAGACCACTACGGCGTGTCGTGGCAGATCGTGCCTGAAGCGCTGATCCCGATGATGGTCGATCGCGACACGGTCAAGGCCGCGCGCGTGGCCGCCGCGATGATGCAGATGATCAAGCTCGACGATGCCGCGCTGAAGGCCGCCTATGCAGGCACGGCGGGTTGA
- a CDS encoding porin: MKKLALSTLSLALLGAAGAAQAQSSVTLYGVIDTSITYVHGNDGQGNNSWSMGSGNLQGSRFGLKGSEDLGGGLKAIFQLENGFNSASGALGQGGRMFGRQAFVGLQSNQYGTLTLGRQYDPLVDLVQAVTADNYFGSVFATPGDVDNNDNSLRVSNAIKYTSPVWAGLQVEAMYALGGVAGATGKGQTWAAAAAYNNGPLGLAAGYFHANNSAPLNAAGLRQGWAGTSDAIFDGSGSFINNAYTSASSIGIAQVAGQYAFGPVTFGLGYSNSQYKADANSGFGTNQKYNTGRAFVTYQASAPLLLGLGYIYTKGSGDTDAKYHQVSLGADYSLSKRTDVYLVGAYQHASGKNADGSDAQASVGSYGIAGKSSQEIVALGLRHKF; this comes from the coding sequence ATGAAGAAACTTGCTCTCTCGACCCTCTCGCTCGCCCTGCTGGGCGCCGCTGGTGCTGCACAAGCTCAGTCGAGCGTGACGCTGTACGGCGTGATCGATACGTCGATCACCTATGTTCACGGTAACGACGGTCAAGGCAACAATTCGTGGTCGATGGGTAGCGGCAACCTGCAGGGCAGCCGCTTCGGCCTGAAGGGTTCCGAGGACCTCGGTGGCGGCCTGAAGGCGATCTTCCAGTTGGAAAACGGCTTCAACTCGGCATCGGGCGCGCTGGGCCAGGGTGGCCGCATGTTCGGTCGCCAGGCATTCGTCGGCCTGCAAAGCAACCAGTACGGTACGCTGACGCTGGGTCGTCAGTATGACCCGCTCGTCGACCTGGTTCAGGCTGTCACGGCCGACAACTATTTCGGCAGCGTCTTCGCAACGCCGGGCGACGTCGACAACAACGACAACAGCCTGCGCGTCAGCAACGCAATCAAGTACACGTCGCCGGTCTGGGCAGGCCTCCAGGTCGAAGCCATGTACGCACTCGGCGGCGTCGCCGGCGCAACCGGCAAGGGTCAGACGTGGGCGGCAGCTGCGGCCTACAACAACGGCCCGCTCGGCCTGGCTGCTGGCTACTTCCACGCCAACAACTCGGCTCCGCTGAACGCCGCTGGCCTGCGTCAAGGCTGGGCCGGCACGTCCGACGCGATCTTCGACGGCTCGGGCAGCTTCATCAACAACGCGTACACGTCGGCATCGTCGATCGGCATCGCGCAAGTGGCCGGCCAGTACGCATTCGGCCCGGTGACGTTCGGCCTCGGCTACAGCAACTCGCAGTACAAGGCTGATGCGAACTCGGGCTTCGGCACGAACCAGAAGTACAACACCGGTCGCGCATTCGTGACGTACCAGGCATCGGCACCGCTGCTGCTGGGCCTCGGCTACATCTACACGAAGGGCAGCGGCGACACCGACGCCAAGTACCATCAAGTTTCGCTCGGCGCCGACTACTCGCTGTCGAAGCGCACGGACGTCTACCTGGTTGGTGCATACCAGCACGCAAGCGGCAAGAACGCGGACGGCAGCGATGCACAAGCATCGGTCGGCTCGTACGGCATCGCCGGCAAGAGCTCGCAGGAAATCGTCGCACTCGGCCTGCGCCACAAGTTCTAA
- the fdxH gene encoding formate dehydrogenase subunit beta, giving the protein MALQSLDIKRVSATTTPPPTVREPVTGSVAKLIDVSKCIGCKACQTACMEWNDLRDEVGTNVGVYDNPADLTEHSWTVMRFSEYENPAGDLEWLIRKDGCMHCEDPGCLKACPSPGAIVQYNNGIVDFHEENCIGCGYCVTGCPFNVPRISKKDHRAYKCTLCSDRVAVGQEPACVKTCPTGAIVFGTKEDMKQHAAERIEDLKERGFEHAGLYDPQGVGGTHVMYVLHHADKPSLYHGLPDNPSISPMVKLWKGIAKPLAVAGIALTALAGFFHYVRVGPNEVSEEEESAARDEARRIKEDAK; this is encoded by the coding sequence ATGGCATTGCAATCGCTGGATATCAAGCGCGTCTCGGCCACCACGACGCCACCGCCCACGGTGCGCGAACCGGTGACCGGGAGCGTCGCGAAGCTGATCGACGTATCGAAGTGCATCGGCTGCAAGGCATGCCAGACGGCGTGCATGGAGTGGAACGACCTGCGCGACGAGGTCGGCACCAACGTCGGCGTGTACGACAACCCGGCCGACCTGACCGAGCACTCGTGGACGGTGATGCGGTTCTCCGAATACGAGAACCCGGCCGGCGACCTCGAATGGCTGATCCGCAAGGACGGCTGCATGCACTGCGAGGATCCGGGCTGCCTGAAGGCGTGTCCGTCGCCGGGCGCGATCGTGCAGTACAACAACGGGATCGTCGATTTCCACGAGGAGAACTGCATCGGTTGCGGTTATTGCGTGACCGGCTGCCCGTTCAACGTTCCGCGGATCTCGAAGAAGGATCATCGCGCGTACAAGTGCACGCTCTGTTCCGACCGCGTCGCGGTCGGCCAGGAACCGGCCTGCGTGAAGACCTGCCCGACAGGCGCGATCGTGTTCGGCACCAAGGAGGACATGAAGCAGCACGCGGCCGAGCGGATCGAGGACCTGAAGGAGCGCGGCTTCGAGCATGCGGGGCTGTACGACCCGCAGGGCGTCGGCGGCACGCACGTGATGTACGTGCTGCACCACGCCGACAAGCCGTCGCTGTACCACGGGCTGCCCGACAATCCGTCGATCAGCCCGATGGTGAAGCTGTGGAAGGGCATCGCGAAGCCGCTGGCGGTCGCCGGCATCGCGCTGACGGCGCTCGCCGGGTTCTTCCACTACGTCCGGGTCGGCCCGAACGAGGTGAGCGAAGAGGAAGAATCGGCCGCGCGCGACGAAGCGCGACGCATCAAGGAGGACGCGAAATGA
- a CDS encoding formate dehydrogenase subunit gamma, with product MKHDDPNLIVRYSANERTNHWITAITFVLLALSGLALFHPSMFWLTALFGGGQWTRILHPFVGLVMFVSFSILVVRFWHHNALDADDRQWLKQIGDVLTNQEDKLPPVGRYNAGQKLLFFTLVACLLLLLLSGIVIWRRYFSFYFPIGVIRAAAVVHAVAAFVLIASIIVHIYAALWVKGSIGAMVRGTVTLGWARKHHPKWFRESVK from the coding sequence ATGAAGCACGACGACCCCAACCTGATCGTCCGCTACTCGGCGAACGAGCGCACGAACCACTGGATCACCGCGATCACGTTCGTGCTGCTCGCGCTGTCCGGGCTCGCGCTGTTCCATCCGTCGATGTTCTGGCTGACCGCGCTGTTCGGCGGCGGCCAGTGGACGCGGATCCTGCATCCGTTCGTCGGCCTCGTGATGTTCGTGTCGTTCTCGATCCTGGTCGTGCGCTTCTGGCATCACAACGCGCTCGACGCGGACGACCGGCAGTGGCTGAAGCAGATCGGCGACGTGCTGACCAACCAGGAGGACAAGCTGCCGCCCGTCGGCCGCTATAACGCCGGGCAGAAGCTGCTATTCTTTACGCTGGTGGCGTGCCTGCTGTTGCTCCTGCTGTCGGGAATCGTGATCTGGCGGCGCTACTTCTCGTTCTACTTCCCGATCGGGGTGATCCGCGCGGCGGCCGTCGTGCATGCCGTGGCGGCCTTCGTGCTGATCGCGAGCATCATCGTGCACATTTACGCGGCGTTGTGGGTGAAGGGCTCGATTGGCGCGATGGTGCGCGGCACCGTCACGCTGGGCTGGGCACGCAAGCATCACCCGAA